From the genome of Pseudomonas putida:
AAGACGATCACCACCCCGGCGTTGAGCCCCGAGGTGATGAACTGCTTGCTGCCATTGAGCACGTATTCGTCGCCCTCGCGCCGGGCACGGGTCTTCAGGCTGCTGGCATCGGAGCCGGCCTGCGGTTCGGTCAGGGCGAACGCTCCGAGCATCTCGCCGCTGGCCAGAGGGGTAAGGAACCGCGCCTTCTGCTGCTCGTTGCCAAAGCGCAGGATCGGCACGCAACCCACCGAGTTGTGCACGCTCATGATGGTCGAGCAGGCGCCATCGCCCGCGGCGATTTCCTCGAGCGCCATGGCGTAGGCCACGTAGCCGGTATCGCTGCCGCCCCATTGCTCTGGTACCAGCATGCCGAACAGGCCGAGCTGGGCCATTTCCTGGATGGCCTCCTTGGGGAAGCGATGTTCCTTGTCCCACTGCTCGGCAAAGGGTTTGAGCCGCTCCTGGGCGAAGGCTCGCACCGCGTCGGCGATTTGTTGTTGCTCGTCAGTTACCAGCATGATTCACCTCAGTACAGGCATTCGACGGCCATGGCCGTGGCTTCGCCGCCGCCGATGCAAATGGCCGCCACGCCACGGCGCAGGTTGTTCTGGCGCAGGGCAGACAGCAGGGTCACCAGGATACGTGCGCCCGAGGCGCCGATCGGATGGCCCAAGGCGCAGGCGCCGCCGTGGATGTTGACCTTGTCATGTGGCAGGTCGAGGTGTTTCATGGCCGCCAGGGTGACCACGGCGAAGGCCTCGTTGATCTCGAACAGGTCGACCTCGCCCAGGCTCCAGCCGGTGCGCTGCATCAGTTTGTCGATGGCTCCGATCGGCGCGGTCGGGAACAGCGCCGGGGTGTCGGCGAACACGGCGTGGCCATGGATCAGCGCCAGCGGCTTGAGACCACGCTTTTCGGCTTGCGAACGACGCATCAGCACCAGCGCGGCGGCACCATCGGAGATCGAACTGGAGTTGGCCGCGGTCACCGTACCGCCTTCGCGGAAAGCCGGCTTGAGCTGCGGGATCTTGTCCAGGCGCGCCTTGGGCGGTTGTTCGTCGTCCTTGATCAGCCGGGTCTGCTTGCCTTCGGTGACCTCCACCGGGACGATCTCGGCGGCGAAGCGGCCGCTACCGATGGCCTCCTGGGCACGGGTCAGCGAGTCGATGGCGAACTGGTCCTGGGCTTCGCGGCTGAAGCCGTTGGCCTGGGCGCAGTCTTCGGCGAAGGTGCCCATCAGGCGGCCCTTGTCGTAGGCGTCTTCCAGGCCGTCCATGAACATGTGGTCGATGACCCGGCCATGGCCCATGCGATAGCCGCCGCGCGCCTTGTCCAACAGGTACGGGGCATTGCTCATGCTTTCCATGCCGCCAGCGACCACTACGTTGGCGCTGCCGGCCAGCAGCAGGTCGTGGGCCATGATCGCGGCCTGCATGCCGGAGCCGCACATCTTGTTCAGGGTGGTGCAAGTGGTGTGCTTGCCCAGGCCAGCACCGAGGGCAGCCTGGCGCGCCGGTGCCTGGCCCTGCCCGGCAGGCAGAACGCAACCGAACAGCACCTGCTCGACGCTGGCGGCATCGATGCCCGCACGCTCGACCGCACCACGGATGGCCGCGCTGCCCAGCTGCGGCGCGGTAAGGCTCTTGAAGTCGCCCTGCAGGCCGCCCATGGGCGTGCGTGCGGCGCTGACGATGACGATCGGGTCGTTGGCAATGGACATGTCGTTCACTCCTTACTTGGCAGCCATGCGCAGCGCGCCGTCGAGGCGGATCACCTCGCCGTTGAGCATGCTGTTCTCGATGATGTGACGGGCCAGCGCGGCGTATTCCTGCGGGCGCCCCAGGCGCGGCGGGAACGGTACGCCAGCGGCCAGAGAATCGCGCACTTCCTCGGTCATGCCGGCCATCATCGGGGTTTCGAAGATGCCGGGGGCGATGGTCATCACGCGGATGCCGAAGCGCGCCAGCTCGCGGGCAGCGGGCAGGGTCAGGCTGGCGATGGCGCCCTTGGAGGCAGCGTAGGCGGCCTGGCCGATCTGCCCGTCGTAGGCGGCGATGGAGGCGGTGTTGATGATCACCCCGCGCTCGCCCGCCTCGTCGGCGCTGCCTTCGGCCATGGCCGCCGCAGCCAGGCGCAGCAGGTTGAAACTGCCGACCAGGTTGACGTTGATGACCTTGGCGAAGCTGGCCAAGCCATGCGGCCCATGCTTGCCGAGGATTTTCTCGGCGCCCACGATACCTGCGCAGTTGACCAGCCCATGCAGGCTGCCGAAGGCGCTGAGCGCAGCATCGACGGCAGCCTGTGCGGCCTGCTCGTTGCTGATGTCGGCGACCGCGAAGCGGGCGTTGTCACCCAGTTCACGGGCCTTGGCCTCGACGGCCTGGGCATTGAGGTCGACCAGCATGACCTTGGCGCCGGCCTCGACCAGCATCTGCGCGGTGGCAGCGCCTAGCCCGGAGGCTGCGCCGCTGACGATGAAGTGCTTGTTGACGATGTGCATGATGTGGGGTCCTTTCAGGCGCTGGCGCTGACGGCCTGCTGCGCTTGTTGTTTGGCGATTTCCTGATTGCGCAGGATGAAGCGTTGCAGCTTGCCGCTCGGCGTCTTGGGCAGCTCGCTGACGAATTCGATTTCACGCGGATAGGCATGGGCGTACAGGCGCTTGCGCACGTGTTGGCGCAAGGTTTCTTCGAGTTCGGCGCTGCCTTGGACGCCGCTTGCCAGCACCACGAAGGCCTTGATCAACTCGGTGCGTTCCGGGTCGGGCTTGCCGATCACCGCCGCCTCGATCACTGCCGGGTGCTCGATCAGCGCGCTTTCGACATCGAACGGCCCCACCCGGTAGCCCGAGGTGGTGATCACATCATCGCTACGACCGACGAAACTGATGCTGCCATCTTGATTCAGCTCGACCGTGTCGCCGCTCAGGTAATACTTGCCGACGAAGGCCTTGGTCGGCAGCCCGTGGTAGCCGCCGAACCAGCACAGCGGCGATTGTTCGCGGTCGACCGCAAGGATGCCCGGCTGGCCGGCGGGCAGCTCGCTGCCCTGGTCGTCGAGTACGACGATGCGATGCCCGGGAATGGCGAAACCGGCCGACCCCAGATGCACGGGATGCTCCAGGCCATGGTGGTTGCACAGCACCATGCCCAGCTCGGTCTGCCCGTAATGGTCATGAATGGTGACGCCGAGCTCGTCGCGGAACCAGCGGATCACCTCGGGGTTGAGTGGCTCGCCGGCACTGCTGACCACCCGCAGCCGGCCCTTGATCGGTGCCGAGAAGCCCTCACCGGCAGCAATCAGCAGGCGGAAGGCGGTGGGCGAGCCGGCCAGATTGGTGATACCCAGCTTGTCGATCACCCGTGCGCAGCTTTCTACGTTGAACGGGCCATCGTAGAAGGTGGTGGCATGGCCCAGGGCCAACGGGCCGGTGACCGCATAGTAGAGTCCGTAGGCCCAGCCGGGATCGGCCAGGTTCCAGAAACTGTCGTCCGGGCGCAGGTCGATGGCATCGCGCATGTAGCCCTGGAATGCCACGATGGCGCGCAGCGGCACCTCCAGCGGTTTGGCCGGGCCGGTGGTGCCAGACGTGAACATCAAGAGAAATGGATCGTCGCCGCTGCGCATGACCGGCGGGTGTTCGGCCGTTACGGCATCGAGCAGTCGCTGGAAGTCCGCTTCGCCGGCCGGTGCTTTGACGGTGATACGCGCCGGACAATCGGCGACCTCGTCGAGCTTGCCACGGTTGCCCAGGTCGGTGACAACCACCTTGGCCTGGGACTGATGCAGGCGGTGCTCGATGGCCTTGGGCCCAAAGGCGGTGAACAGCGGCTGGTACACCGCACCCAGCCGCCAGGTGGCCAGAATGGTCACCAACAGTTCAGGCGTACGCGGCATGAGACCAGCCACCCGATCACCGGGGCCAACCCCATGGGCGTGCAGCACATTGGCGAAACGGCCTGCCAGGTGCTGCAGCTGTTCGAAGCTATAGCGTTTGCCGCAACCTTCGGCGTTTTCCCAGACCAACGCCGTGCGGTTGCCGCCGACATGGCGATCGCAACACTCGACGCACGCGTTGAGCGCGGTCAGATTGCCATGCAAGGCCGTTGTCACGGCATCGGCATATTGGAACGAACGAACAGCCTCGGCGTAATCGCGCATCGTCAGACTCCTGGTTTCTTATTGTTGGAATCGCACCAAAGGTCTGACGATGGTCCCGCCAAGGCCGCGCGCGGACAATGGCCAAAGCGGTCAATCGCGATGAGCGGTTTGGCCGGACGCGCCTTGCCCTTGCGCCAGGGTTTCGCGGGTCAACTGCAACGCCAGGTCATGCCGGGCCGCCTCGCGCTCGCTGGCGAGTTCATCCCAACGCTGGCGGTAGTCCTGGCTGCCCAGGCTCTCCACCTGTTCATCGAGTTGCGTGCCACGCGCCTCGAAGGACGCGTCGATGTCAGCAAACGCCTCGGCGTGCTGAGCACGGAGGTAGGCGATCCAGAAATCTCGCCGAACCACGCTCTGCGCCACTGCTTCGGAGGTTTCCGCGGCCCGCACTGCGGCCAGGGCGTCGCGTTCGTCCTGGGCAGTGATCGCTGCCAAGGGCGCGAAACGCATGCTGCGTGGCTGGCAAGGCAAGCTCAGGGCATCGGCCAGGCGGATGCGGTAGCCGAGCACGACCTCAAGGTCGTCAACGTGCAGGCCGTCGCGTTGTCTTTGCCTGATCACCCCGAAGGCATATTGATCGACCTGTTCCAGACGGAACAGACGCCGGCCCAGGTCCAGCAGCTGTGCGCGCGCACCAGCCTCGGCGCTGCGTTTTTCGGCCTTGTACACCAGCACCTCGATCTGCAACCGGCTGAAGCGCTCCGCCACGCTGTCCACGCACCCTCTCGGCTCCACCGCACTGGCAAAGATCTGCTGTTGCAGCGCCTCGTCCTGGGAGAGTGCCTCCAGCAAACTCCACACCTGACTACGGACATAGTCGGTCGCCTGGGTGAAGTCGCTGGCATCGGTCAAGGCCTGCAACACGTCGAACAGCCCGGCGCTGCCCTCTCGGGCACGCAGCCGTGCCCACAGTTGCGACCTGGCCAAGTGAGTGGCAGGTGGCTCGCCCTCCACCCACCTGTCCATGAACTGGCTGGCGGGCCGGCGCGGCCTCAGGGTCACACCATGCCGGTCGACGCCATAGAAATCCTCGCGCGTCCTTGCCGACAATGCATTGCGGTTGAAGTTGATCCTGGCACGGAAGACCCAGGGCATTTGCATGAGCGGGGCGGGTAGCTCGGTGATCGAGTTGTCGCTGAGGTCCGCGAAATCCAGGTGCTGGCACAGCTCGAGGCCTTGGGGTACCGAGGTCAGGCCACAAAAATTCAGCCGCAGGGCCCGCAGTAGCGGCGCTGTCTCGAAGCGCAAGTCGAGGGAGTGCAGGGGGTTGTGACTGAGGTTCAACGAATGCAACCGTGACAGCGAAAGGAGTACCTCGCGGTTGCTGCTGGTCATGCGGATACGGTTGGCCATCAGGGTCAGGTGGCGTAGCTCGCCCAAATGAACGATGCCGGCCGGGATGGTGGTCAGGCGGTTGTTGGTCACCGTCAAGGCAACCGTGACAGCGAAAGGAGTACCTCGCGGTTGCTGCTGGTCATGCGGATACGGTTGGCCATCAGGGTCAGGTGGCGTAGCTCGCCCAAATGAACGATGCCGGCCGGGATGGTGGTCAGGCGGTTGTTGGTCACCGTCAAGGTATGCAAGTGGCCGAAGCAGCGCAGGAAGTATGCAAGTGGCCGAAGCAGCGCAGGAAGTTTGCCGGCACTTGTTCAAGGTCCTGCCCGGCCAAGATCAGCTCGCCCACATGGGTCAGGTCCACCTCCGCCGGCAATGATGGCAGATGCTTGACACGCCAGCCGCTGAGATTGAGCCGCAGACTACCGCTGCGGCCATCGGCGGCGAGGATCACCTCACCCTCCATGCGCCAGGCCGCGCGCAATAGATTGGCCAAGTGCAGCCGCTGCACACGGACCGCGCGGCTGCGTACTGCGCCTTGCCAGCGATCGAGCGTCCGGTCCAGCCGCGCGTAGTTGCGCTCGTGTTGCAGCAAGTGATCGAAGGGTGATCCTTCTTCACTCAGCAGACGCTGCATGAAGGTTTCCACCTGGGCCTCGTTGAAGGTCGGGTACAACGAGCGGATCCGGCCGCGGAACGTGCCCACCACCCCCTGGCGTCGCGAAACCAGGCCGCCGAGCGGATAGCCGATCCGTCCATTGCTCATGCGAGCACCTGGATTGAACCAGGGCGCTGCGTCACGCCACCCCAGCAGGTTGAGCATGTCGCGGCGCTCGGCAGGCATCAGTTCGATCAGCTTCATGCGAAGACTTGAGGCTGGGTCGTCGCCAGCAAGACCGAGCGTTTCTCGTTGCCCAGGGCTAAGCAACGCGACGATGGCGCTGAACACATCACCCGGCTCGTCCACATCTTCTTCACGGGGGAGCCCACGATGATCATACAAACGGAATCGACCATCGCGTTTCACCAGTATCACACGCGTTTGCGGCGGACCTTGTGGGTCCAGGGTCGCCAATAGCCTTCCGCTATCTGTACCTTCGCGCAACTCCAGGTTCACCTGCCTTGGCCAACGCGGTAGCCGACGCAACAGGGCGCACACCAGTTCGCCGGTTTCCGGGGTGTAGCTGTCATCCAGAAATACCCCCTCCACCGCGCGGTTGAGCCGTGCGAAGCCCAGCAGCGAGCGGGCCTTGGTGGCGATGACGAGCGGTACCCTTCCTTCCAGTATCGCCGCACGCTGCAGGCTTGGCGAGATGCCTAGCACGGCTTGGGCGGCGTAGCTGTCGGGCAGGCCGGGGAAATCGCGTTTGAGCAATGCGAGCAACGGATCGTCCGGCAGCGGATCGGCACTCAGGAAGGCGAACAACCGTGACCGCCAGGCAAGCGGATGTTGCCCAAGCCGAGCCGCGATCTGCGCCTCGCTCAGTTGCTCCATCCCAGGCTGGGCCTTGCACCAGGCGAGAATGTGCGGATCATCCAGGTTGCTCGGCATTTGCCGCAGGCGCTCGAACAGCCTGGTTATCCGTGCGTGCGCCGCGAACCTGCGTAGCGAGTCGCGCAGGTTGAAGGGTACCGGACGGTTTTCCACCAGCAGCCCACGCAGTTCGTTCTGGTCCATTCCTGCGGCCTGCAATACCTGCGCTGCCCGCGTCGCCGACAGCGGCGGATCGCTCGGCCACAAGCGATCGAGCATGCTGGCGCTGTCGTTCCAATCCAGCGGGCGTTCCAGACGCAAACGCCAAAAGCGTTCGCCGTTGTGGTGGACCTCGGGTTCGAAAGCATCACCACCTGCGCGATGGCGCAATCGCCACGGCCCCTCCTGTTGCGGCTGATGCACCTGATAGTAGCGCCGATCGATGCGCAGCAGGCGGCGATCGCCGTCGGTGAACAAGCCGTCATCCTCCAGCACAGGCTCGCTGGCATCGACCTCGAATGGCCTCAGGTCCTGATCCCATAAACGCATCCGCTGCTCATCGAGCTCGACCGGCTGCAGCCGATCGACGAAATCGCTACGCATGAAGCCCCGGGCCACCAGGCCAACACCGGCAACCGTGACGGCGGTGACTGCCACCACCTCGGCGACGCCAAGCAGGTGCTCCACCGCTTCATGCTGATGCCCTTGGGCCCAAGCGCGGATGCCCTCATAGGTTTCCTCGCCCGTCTGCACCAACAACTGCGCCAACAGCAATTCGCCCAGCCCCGGCACGAACAGGCCAGCGACACCCACCGCCCCCATACCGATGCCCTCCCAGCGATCCAAACGCGCCTGGGCATCGCTGTCGTCGGCATCGGCATTGGGTACCAGCAGCAAGCGTGCGTCGTCCTTGAGCCGCAGGATATGGCTGTCCGCCAGATGCTTGAACACGTCGCCTTGAAGGGCTACGCCCTCCAGCTCCAGGTCGGTGTCATCATCGCGCAGCCGCTTGCCCAACGTAGCATTGAAGTCGGCCCGCTCACGCAACCCGACCAGTTCGCTCAGCCGCTGATGCACACTGGGTTGGTCAAGGTCAGCGGCCAGGACGTCATTGAGCTGTGCCAGGCTGGAAAAATGCCGTAGCGGCCGATCAGGATCCTGCGGCAGGTAGAGCACCATGCCGAGGTCCTCTCCCTGCGGGCCACGCAACTGCATCAGCAGGCTATCGGCCGCCAGGCAGTGGAGCATTTTCAACTGCCCCGGATACGCATGCAGGGCCTGCGCAGCGTACGTGGGATCGGGCGCTGCAACGTTGCGCAGCGCAGCGTGCTGGCCTGCGCTCAAATGGCCTTGCAGAGCCGCCAGTTCCACAGCCAGGGCAAACCCGGTGCGCTTGTGATCGGCAAGCAGCCCTCGTACTTGCGTGTTCGACTGCTGCTCCAGCAACGCCTGGTACTGCTTGCCGACATCCAACTGCCGGCAACGCCTGGCAAACGCGTTTGGATCCCCCGACAGCACGGCATCCTGACCGCTGATCACCAAGCCGCTGCCAATGTAGGAAGGGTTACCAGCGGGAAAATTCTGCATCAAGCGCAGCAATGCAGGTGAGCGGACCGGCACAAGCTCGTCGCTGGGCAATCCTCCGCCTGGTGGAACGCTGAAGTGCCGGCGCATATCCAGCCATTGCAGGCCCGCGAAGCCAATGTCGGCGGCTGGTCCGTCAAGCAGGGGCGTGTAGGCAGCCAGGGCAAATTGCTGCGGCGTCGGCAACGGCGCCAGCGCTTCGGTGAGCCGTCGATGGCTGAGCCGGTGGGCAGCGTAACGCTCGCGCAGCGTGTTGATCTGCGCGGCTGATGCCTGCTTCAGCCACTGAGGGAGTCGGGCCGCGACGAAACGGTCGGGGGCGTGGTCGAGCGTGGTGGTGGTCACTTGCGTCATGGTTGTACCCGGATGGATGCCAAACCCTGACTCTGCACCTGCGCAACCTGTCACGGCAGAGGGAAGCGCATCGGCTAGCGTCGCTCCTGCCCCTGCAACATCAGGGTGCGGTAGTGTCCCGGATTACAGCCGAACCATTTGCGAAACGCCTTGTAGAACGAGCTGCTGTCGGCAAAGCCCAGGCGCTCGGCAATCTCCGCCAGGCCCAGCGCGGCCTCGGCCAACCAGGCAATGGCGAGCTCGCGCCGCACGCTGTCCTTGAGCCCCTGGTAGGTCTGGCCTTGCTCACCGAGGCGGCGGCGCAGGGTCGAGGCCGACATGCACAACTCACTGGCCAGTTGTTCGGCATCTGGCCAATGGGCCGCCTCCATGCCCAGCAGATGGCGGCGGATACGCCTGGCCAGGCTGTCCGGGTCACGGAACTTGACCAGGATATTGCCTGGCGCCTCGGCCAGAAAACGCTGCAGGTCCGCCTCGCTGCGCCTGATCGGCAGGTCGAGGCAATCGCCGGCGACGATCATGCGCGTGCGCGGGCGGTCGAATTGCAGGTTTTCCGAGAACATCACCCGGTAGTCGTCGCAGAACGGCGGCTCGGCGCAGCGCAGTTCGATGGCCAGGATCGGGATGCGCCGCCCCGCCAACCAGCAGGCGACCCCGTGCACGATCATCCAGAAAGTGAAATAGGTGAACGCTCGGCGCGGCGTGTCGCACGGCTCGTTGATGACGATTTCGGCCAGGCTGTGCTGACGCACCAGGCTCGGTTGCAGGTCTGCAAGCATCAGTGAAAGAAACGCCAGGGCAGTCTCCAGCCCCGCCGCCACGCTCGGCTGGGCCATGCTTGCCCGGCAGAGAAAAGCCAAGCTGCCACTGGGCAAGCCGCGCCGGTCCATGGCAAAGAATTCATCGTTGCAGCGCCGGGTCAACAGACGCCAGAGACGCGCGTACGCATCGGCGCTCACCCGCGCATCGGCCTGGCGCAACTGTTCGATGTCGATGCCGGCACGCGCCAGCAACGGGGCGTCCGGCTCGCCTGCCGGACAGGTCTGCAACAGGGCCTCACGCACCAGTTGCATGGAAATGGTGTCTTTTTCGCTCATGCTTCGCCTGCCAGTTGCAAGAACGCCTGAATCAGCCGCAGCTCGCGGCGCCGCTCCAGGCAGCCGATCATGTGCTGGTTGACCAGCGCATTGCCAGCCAAGGGCCGCGCCACCACGCGGGGATCGTTGGCCACTTCGGTCGAGGAGACGACCCCCACCCCCAACTGCGCAGCCACAGCCTCGGTCACCGCTTCGCGGCTGTCCAGCTCCAGCAGCACCCGTGGTTGTATTCCGGCAGACGCACAGGCGCGATCGAAGGTCCGACGGGTGGTCGAGCTGGGCTCGCGCAGCACCATGATCTGCTCGTGCAAATCGGCCAAGGGCAAATCGCCCGGAGCGGATGCCCAGGCGTGCCCCGCTGGCAGCAGCGCGCACAGCCGCGACTCGCACAGGTTCTGCAGATACAGCCCCTGGCGCGGCTCGATTTCGGTCAGCACGGCGACATCCGCATGCTCGGACAACAACGCGGCCAATGTCTCCTGGGCATTGCCCAGGCGCAGATTGACGGTAATGCCCGGGTAGCGCTCACGCAATTGCGCCAGCATCGGCATGACCCGATGCGGGCCATCGGCGGCGACTTCCAGGCGCCCGGTCAGCAACTGCCGGTTGGCCTCGAGCATGGCCTGGGCTTCCTCGGCCAAGCCGAACATGGCTCGGGTAATCGCCGCCAGGCGCGTGCCTTCCTCCGTCAACTCTACCCGCCGGGCGGTGCGCCGCAGCAGGGTGATCTGATAATGCTCCTCCAGCGCCTTGACGTGCCCGGTGACGGCCGGCTGGCTGATGAACAGGCGCGCTGCGGCGCGCGTGAAACTGCCCTCGCGGGCGACGGCATCGAAGGCGCGCAGTTGGAACAAATTCATATCTATCGGCCTGACTTATGACTGGCATAACAACAAACAATTTGATTGATACAAGGGAGAATTGCAACCTGAGCACCCTAGATTCAGCCCACCGCATGTGAGGAACCTCGGCATGAGCAACGCCCCGATTCTGCTGACCCCTGGCCCATTGACCACCTCGGCGCGCACCCGCCAAGCCATGCTGGTGGACTGGGGTTCCTGGGACCGCGATTTCAACCAGCTTACCGCCAGCGTCTGCGAGCAACTGCTGGCTATCCTCGACGCCAGCGCCAGCCACCATTGCGTGCCGCTGCAAGGCAGCGGCACCTTCGCCGTGGAAGCCGCCATCGGGACCCTGGTGCCACGCGACGGCAAGGTCCTGGTGCTGATCAACGGTGCGTACGGCCAGCGCCTGGCGAAGATCTGCAAGGTGCTGGGCCGTGCCTACAGCACCTTCGAAACCGCCGAGGACCAACCGACCACCGCCGCCGATGTCGACCGCCTGCTGGCTGCCGACCCAGCCCTGACCCATGTGGCGTTGATTCACTGCGAGACCAGCACCGGCATTCTCAATCCGCTGCCCGAGATCGCCCAGGTGGTCAAGCGTCATGGCAAGCGCTTGGTCATCGATGCCATGAGCTCGTTCGGCGCGTTGCCCATCGATGCCCGCAATATCCCCTTCGAAGCGCTCATCGCCGCCTCCGGCAAGTGCCTGGAAGGCGTACCGGGCATGGGCTTCGTCTTCGCCGAGAAAAGCGCCCTGGCTGCCGCCGAGGGCAATGCCCACTCCCTGGCCATGGACCTGCACGACCAGCATGCCTATATGGCCAAGACCGGCCAATGGCGCTTCACCCCGCCCACCCATGTGGTAGCGGCGCTGCACGAAGCCCTCCAGCAATACAACGAGGAAGGTGGCCTGCCCGCACGCCACCAGCGCTACGCCGACAACTGCAAGACGCTGCTCGACGGCATGGCCGCCATCGGCCTGCGCAGCTTCCTTCCAGCCGAGATCCAGGCGCCGATCATCGTCACCTTCCACGCGCCGAATGACGCCCGCTACCAGTTCAAGGACTTCTACGAGCGGGTCAAGGCCAAGGGCTTCATCCTCTACCCCGGCAAGCTGACCCAGGTCGAAACCTTCCGCGTCGGCTGCATCGGCGTGGTCGGCGCCGAAGGCATGCAGGCCGCCGTCGATGCCGTGGCCCAGGTATTGCGGGAAATGGAAGTACTGGACATCTGACCCCTTTGCCCACCCTATTTCAGGAATCAGCGCACATGAACTACAGCAACCCTACCCAGCTGCAAGCCGCCATCCTCGACTGGGCCGGCACGGTGGTCGATTTCGGATCGTTCGCGCCAACGCAGATCTTCGTCGAGGCCTTTGCCGAATTCGACGTGCAAGTTTCCATCGAGGAAGCCCGGGGCCCGATGGGCATGGGCAAGTGGGACCATATCCGTACCCTGTGCGACGTGCCGGCAATCGCCGAGCGTTATCGCAAGGTATTTGGCCGCACGCCGACCGACGATGACGTGACCGCCATCTACAACCGCTTCATGCCGCTGCAGATCGAGAAGATCGCCGTGCATTCGGCGCTGATCCCCGGCGCCCTGGACACCTTGACCGGCCTGCGCCAGGACGGGCTGAAGAT
Proteins encoded in this window:
- a CDS encoding SDR family NAD(P)-dependent oxidoreductase, with the translated sequence MHIVNKHFIVSGAASGLGAATAQMLVEAGAKVMLVDLNAQAVEAKARELGDNARFAVADISNEQAAQAAVDAALSAFGSLHGLVNCAGIVGAEKILGKHGPHGLASFAKVINVNLVGSFNLLRLAAAAMAEGSADEAGERGVIINTASIAAYDGQIGQAAYAASKGAIASLTLPAARELARFGIRVMTIAPGIFETPMMAGMTEEVRDSLAAGVPFPPRLGRPQEYAALARHIIENSMLNGEVIRLDGALRMAAK
- a CDS encoding dermonecrotic toxin domain-containing protein, coding for MTQVTTTTLDHAPDRFVAARLPQWLKQASAAQINTLRERYAAHRLSHRRLTEALAPLPTPQQFALAAYTPLLDGPAADIGFAGLQWLDMRRHFSVPPGGGLPSDELVPVRSPALLRLMQNFPAGNPSYIGSGLVISGQDAVLSGDPNAFARRCRQLDVGKQYQALLEQQSNTQVRGLLADHKRTGFALAVELAALQGHLSAGQHAALRNVAAPDPTYAAQALHAYPGQLKMLHCLAADSLLMQLRGPQGEDLGMVLYLPQDPDRPLRHFSSLAQLNDVLAADLDQPSVHQRLSELVGLRERADFNATLGKRLRDDDTDLELEGVALQGDVFKHLADSHILRLKDDARLLLVPNADADDSDAQARLDRWEGIGMGAVGVAGLFVPGLGELLLAQLLVQTGEETYEGIRAWAQGHQHEAVEHLLGVAEVVAVTAVTVAGVGLVARGFMRSDFVDRLQPVELDEQRMRLWDQDLRPFEVDASEPVLEDDGLFTDGDRRLLRIDRRYYQVHQPQQEGPWRLRHRAGGDAFEPEVHHNGERFWRLRLERPLDWNDSASMLDRLWPSDPPLSATRAAQVLQAAGMDQNELRGLLVENRPVPFNLRDSLRRFAAHARITRLFERLRQMPSNLDDPHILAWCKAQPGMEQLSEAQIAARLGQHPLAWRSRLFAFLSADPLPDDPLLALLKRDFPGLPDSYAAQAVLGISPSLQRAAILEGRVPLVIATKARSLLGFARLNRAVEGVFLDDSYTPETGELVCALLRRLPRWPRQVNLELREGTDSGRLLATLDPQGPPQTRVILVKRDGRFRLYDHRGLPREEDVDEPGDVFSAIVALLSPGQRETLGLAGDDPASSLRMKLIELMPAERRDMLNLLGWRDAAPWFNPGARMSNGRIGYPLGGLVSRRQGVVGTFRGRIRSLYPTFNEAQVETFMQRLLSEEGSPFDHLLQHERNYARLDRTLDRWQGAVRSRAVRVQRLHLANLLRAAWRMEGEVILAADGRSGSLRLNLSGWRVKHLPSLPAEVDLTHVGELILAGQDLEQVPANFLRCFGHLHTSCAASATCIP
- a CDS encoding AraC family transcriptional regulator, which gives rise to MSEKDTISMQLVREALLQTCPAGEPDAPLLARAGIDIEQLRQADARVSADAYARLWRLLTRRCNDEFFAMDRRGLPSGSLAFLCRASMAQPSVAAGLETALAFLSLMLADLQPSLVRQHSLAEIVINEPCDTPRRAFTYFTFWMIVHGVACWLAGRRIPILAIELRCAEPPFCDDYRVMFSENLQFDRPRTRMIVAGDCLDLPIRRSEADLQRFLAEAPGNILVKFRDPDSLARRIRRHLLGMEAAHWPDAEQLASELCMSASTLRRRLGEQGQTYQGLKDSVRRELAIAWLAEAALGLAEIAERLGFADSSSFYKAFRKWFGCNPGHYRTLMLQGQERR
- a CDS encoding acyl-CoA synthetase, with protein sequence MRDYAEAVRSFQYADAVTTALHGNLTALNACVECCDRHVGGNRTALVWENAEGCGKRYSFEQLQHLAGRFANVLHAHGVGPGDRVAGLMPRTPELLVTILATWRLGAVYQPLFTAFGPKAIEHRLHQSQAKVVVTDLGNRGKLDEVADCPARITVKAPAGEADFQRLLDAVTAEHPPVMRSGDDPFLLMFTSGTTGPAKPLEVPLRAIVAFQGYMRDAIDLRPDDSFWNLADPGWAYGLYYAVTGPLALGHATTFYDGPFNVESCARVIDKLGITNLAGSPTAFRLLIAAGEGFSAPIKGRLRVVSSAGEPLNPEVIRWFRDELGVTIHDHYGQTELGMVLCNHHGLEHPVHLGSAGFAIPGHRIVVLDDQGSELPAGQPGILAVDREQSPLCWFGGYHGLPTKAFVGKYYLSGDTVELNQDGSISFVGRSDDVITTSGYRVGPFDVESALIEHPAVIEAAVIGKPDPERTELIKAFVVLASGVQGSAELEETLRQHVRKRLYAHAYPREIEFVSELPKTPSGKLQRFILRNQEIAKQQAQQAVSASA
- a CDS encoding acetyl-CoA C-acyltransferase; translated protein: MSIANDPIVIVSAARTPMGGLQGDFKSLTAPQLGSAAIRGAVERAGIDAASVEQVLFGCVLPAGQGQAPARQAALGAGLGKHTTCTTLNKMCGSGMQAAIMAHDLLLAGSANVVVAGGMESMSNAPYLLDKARGGYRMGHGRVIDHMFMDGLEDAYDKGRLMGTFAEDCAQANGFSREAQDQFAIDSLTRAQEAIGSGRFAAEIVPVEVTEGKQTRLIKDDEQPPKARLDKIPQLKPAFREGGTVTAANSSSISDGAAALVLMRRSQAEKRGLKPLALIHGHAVFADTPALFPTAPIGAIDKLMQRTGWSLGEVDLFEINEAFAVVTLAAMKHLDLPHDKVNIHGGACALGHPIGASGARILVTLLSALRQNNLRRGVAAICIGGGEATAMAVECLY
- a CDS encoding NEL-type E3 ubiquitin ligase domain-containing protein, producing the protein MTNNRLTTIPAGIVHLGELRHLTLMANRIRMTSSNREVLLSLSRLHSLNLSHNPLHSLDLRFETAPLLRALRLNFCGLTSVPQGLELCQHLDFADLSDNSITELPAPLMQMPWVFRARINFNRNALSARTREDFYGVDRHGVTLRPRRPASQFMDRWVEGEPPATHLARSQLWARLRAREGSAGLFDVLQALTDASDFTQATDYVRSQVWSLLEALSQDEALQQQIFASAVEPRGCVDSVAERFSRLQIEVLVYKAEKRSAEAGARAQLLDLGRRLFRLEQVDQYAFGVIRQRQRDGLHVDDLEVVLGYRIRLADALSLPCQPRSMRFAPLAAITAQDERDALAAVRAAETSEAVAQSVVRRDFWIAYLRAQHAEAFADIDASFEARGTQLDEQVESLGSQDYRQRWDELASEREAARHDLALQLTRETLAQGQGASGQTAHRD